One segment of Candidatus Peregrinibacteria bacterium DNA contains the following:
- a CDS encoding YidC/Oxa1 family membrane protein insertase, whose protein sequence is MKKDFKRFIFTWIILFLAVELIMSFFGIGKKAEEKAPEQILTGGIILETNKTDFPFGKNIIVSIKNLKEKTLEITEGKCELPFDVFHYNTTGTWEMLDATKKGCTEEDIQPIVLEPGQETKYSLLPWNYELFTDLGRYKIVLNSDKEYSSPEFVINKKGFLKRAWEFTFHKPIYNALIFLTDINPYKSFGLGIILLTFVIRLILLVPSQKALRSQKRMQEIQPKIQEIQKKYKGNQERISMETMALWKTAKVNPLGSCLPILLQFPVLIGLYYAVREVALGGSPYSLYEFQSNFDFASIDTMFLGILDLANKNLIALPIIIGLLQFAQMRLTFSMKKTPASTTPKKEGMPDMQSMNKTMSYTMPLMIAFFTASLPAGVGLYWGTSTLFAIGQSLVVNREKPEGSSKNSSEVTVRIIEKTEEEEREETKKKYLPKGKKK, encoded by the coding sequence ATGAAGAAAGATTTCAAACGTTTCATATTCACCTGGATAATCCTATTCCTTGCAGTAGAGTTAATCATGAGCTTTTTTGGCATCGGCAAAAAAGCAGAAGAAAAAGCACCGGAACAAATACTCACAGGTGGAATAATTTTGGAAACAAATAAAACCGACTTCCCTTTTGGGAAAAATATTATTGTAAGTATCAAAAACCTAAAAGAAAAAACCTTAGAAATTACTGAGGGAAAATGCGAATTACCTTTTGACGTATTCCACTACAACACAACCGGAACGTGGGAAATGCTCGACGCAACAAAGAAAGGCTGCACCGAAGAAGATATTCAACCTATAGTGTTAGAACCGGGGCAAGAGACAAAATACTCTTTATTACCATGGAATTACGAACTATTCACAGACCTCGGTAGATACAAAATCGTACTAAATTCAGATAAAGAATATTCATCACCTGAGTTCGTAATCAATAAAAAAGGATTCCTAAAAAGGGCATGGGAGTTCACATTTCATAAACCTATATATAACGCCCTTATATTTCTAACCGATATAAACCCATATAAAAGTTTTGGGCTCGGTATTATTCTACTTACATTCGTGATAAGGTTGATACTACTTGTACCTTCACAGAAAGCGCTCAGATCACAAAAAAGAATGCAGGAGATACAACCGAAGATTCAAGAAATTCAAAAGAAGTACAAAGGTAACCAAGAAAGAATTTCTATGGAAACTATGGCTCTATGGAAAACTGCAAAAGTGAACCCACTGGGAAGCTGCTTACCGATCCTCTTACAATTCCCTGTACTTATAGGTCTATATTATGCCGTCAGAGAAGTTGCGTTAGGAGGTTCACCGTATAGCTTATATGAATTCCAATCTAATTTCGATTTTGCAAGTATAGATACAATGTTCCTCGGAATACTCGACCTGGCAAACAAAAATTTAATCGCATTGCCTATTATCATTGGGCTACTGCAATTTGCACAAATGAGGCTGACATTCAGTATGAAAAAAACGCCTGCAAGTACAACACCAAAAAAAGAAGGTATGCCCGATATGCAATCAATGAACAAAACTATGTCATACACTATGCCACTTATGATCGCCTTCTTTACCGCCAGCCTCCCTGCGGGAGTCGGGCTCTACTGGGGTACTTCAACATTATTTGCTATAGGGCAGTCATTGGTAGTAAACAGAGAGAAGCCGGAGGGAAGTTCAAAGAATTCAAGTGAAGTAACTGTACGCATTATTGAAAAAACTGAAGAAGAAGAAAGGGAGGAGACAAAGAAAAAATATTTACCTAAAGGTAAAAAGAAATAA
- a CDS encoding DNA translocase FtsK, whose translation MVKRKKISRRVTARRKTTRKASNVGSLVQLELKDRVKAEIWAVIYLSLSLLTFLSITGRLGIVGEFVINFLNPIFGWGIYALPAVLFGIAFSLFFIERVRLNATKIFGIALLFASVLGFVHLAVPMEEIFEYAKSGTYGGYIGFVVSFLLQSVLGKTGAYIVLVSAFIIAFLVIFEVSISDVWNALRPELPMKIEKLPKAPRKKTGIMTQDTEGEMDINIIAPDSLDELKVTQEAEALMKQAMNEDTNIIFESDGDELIKEYEKTLDINEDGNKKFATSSDIIIDEEKPYEPIEWEYPSVDLLEENTEGIVIDNEVIKRNAENIQNKLSTFNIDVTMKDVHVGPTVVQYSLKPHEGVKLSKITALKQDLALALAAKAIRIEAPIPGQSLVGIEVPNETRSTVYMRDLIESKEYQKTTSKLKLAIGRDVCGRSVIADLAKMPHLLIAGATGSGKSVGMNSFLISLLYNNSPEELKMILIDPKRVELNNYNSIPHLLTPVITDPEKAATSLRWAVAEMNSRYQTLADAGHRHIGDYNADDNIIVKMPKIIIVIDELADLMMASGKEVEASICRIAQMARAIGMHLIIATQRPSVDVITGLIKANIPARIAFTVSSQIDSRTIIDGVGAEDLLGQGDMLYLPGNMGKPFRVQGIYISSKEIERVTNRVKLTMQPDYLEEITSRDTAQMKVNGVPGGMDGTDDELYQEAIDIVRQTKKASASFLQRRLSIGYNRAARLIELMEEQGLVGPQETSKSREVHM comes from the coding sequence ATGGTAAAAAGAAAGAAAATTTCAAGACGAGTAACTGCTAGGCGCAAAACTACTCGTAAGGCTTCAAATGTGGGTTCGTTGGTACAATTAGAACTTAAGGATCGCGTTAAAGCTGAGATTTGGGCTGTTATTTACTTATCTTTGTCACTTTTAACGTTTTTGAGTATTACCGGAAGACTCGGCATCGTCGGGGAATTTGTTATAAATTTTCTTAACCCTATATTTGGATGGGGTATTTATGCTCTACCTGCTGTTCTTTTTGGAATAGCTTTTTCATTGTTTTTTATTGAAAGGGTACGTTTGAATGCTACCAAGATTTTTGGGATAGCTCTATTATTTGCTTCTGTGCTTGGTTTTGTTCACTTGGCTGTACCTATGGAAGAAATTTTTGAATATGCAAAAAGCGGTACTTATGGTGGATATATTGGTTTTGTTGTGAGTTTTTTGCTGCAATCCGTACTTGGTAAGACCGGTGCTTATATAGTTCTTGTTTCGGCTTTTATTATTGCATTTCTTGTGATTTTTGAAGTTTCGATTTCTGACGTGTGGAATGCTCTTAGGCCTGAGTTACCTATGAAAATTGAAAAACTACCAAAGGCTCCGCGTAAAAAGACAGGTATAATGACGCAAGATACTGAAGGTGAAATGGATATAAATATTATTGCCCCTGATTCGTTGGATGAATTAAAGGTGACGCAGGAGGCTGAGGCTTTGATGAAGCAGGCGATGAATGAGGATACTAATATCATTTTTGAGTCAGATGGAGATGAGTTAATAAAGGAATATGAAAAAACTCTTGATATAAATGAAGATGGTAATAAAAAGTTTGCAACGAGTAGTGATATAATTATTGATGAAGAAAAGCCATATGAGCCAATAGAATGGGAGTATCCATCTGTTGATCTTCTTGAGGAAAATACAGAGGGAATTGTGATTGATAACGAGGTAATAAAAAGAAATGCAGAAAATATTCAGAATAAATTGTCTACATTTAATATAGATGTGACTATGAAGGATGTTCATGTTGGGCCAACGGTTGTGCAGTATTCACTTAAGCCACATGAAGGAGTGAAATTATCCAAAATTACAGCGCTCAAACAAGATTTAGCGTTGGCCCTAGCGGCGAAGGCGATACGTATTGAAGCACCTATTCCCGGCCAATCTTTGGTTGGTATTGAAGTTCCAAATGAAACGCGATCAACTGTATATATGAGAGATTTGATAGAATCTAAAGAGTATCAAAAAACCACTTCAAAGCTGAAACTTGCAATAGGGCGAGATGTTTGTGGAAGGTCGGTCATAGCCGACCTAGCAAAAATGCCGCATTTGCTTATCGCCGGAGCTACAGGTTCCGGTAAGTCTGTTGGAATGAATTCATTCCTTATTTCACTTCTTTATAATAACTCTCCTGAAGAATTAAAAATGATTCTTATAGATCCGAAGCGAGTTGAGTTAAATAATTATAACAGTATTCCACATCTTTTGACTCCTGTGATCACTGATCCGGAAAAAGCTGCAACATCGCTTAGATGGGCGGTTGCTGAGATGAATAGTCGTTACCAAACTTTGGCAGATGCCGGGCACAGGCATATTGGAGATTATAATGCAGACGATAATATCATTGTTAAGATGCCAAAAATTATCATTGTTATAGATGAGTTGGCAGATCTTATGATGGCCTCCGGTAAGGAGGTTGAAGCTTCTATTTGTAGGATTGCCCAGATGGCACGTGCGATTGGAATGCATTTGATTATCGCAACCCAGAGGCCTTCTGTGGATGTAATTACAGGTCTTATCAAGGCAAATATACCTGCTCGTATAGCATTTACAGTTAGTTCACAAATTGACTCAAGGACGATTATAGATGGGGTAGGGGCTGAAGATCTGCTTGGTCAGGGAGATATGCTTTATTTGCCGGGTAATATGGGTAAGCCTTTCCGTGTTCAAGGTATTTATATTTCTTCAAAAGAAATCGAGCGTGTTACAAATAGGGTGAAGCTCACTATGCAGCCTGATTATTTGGAAGAGATAACTTCTCGTGATACAGCTCAAATGAAAGTAAATGGAGTTCCCGGTGGTATGGATGGTACAGATGATGAATTGTATCAAGAGGCGATTGATATTGTTCGCCAAACCAAGAAAGCTTCAGCATCGTTTCTTCAGCGCCGCCTCAGTATCGGCTACAACCGCGCCGCACGATTGATCGAGCTCATGGAAGAACAAGGTCTAGTTGGCCCACAAGAAACTTCAAAATCTAGAGAGGTGCATATGTAG
- a CDS encoding phosphoketolase family protein produces MANTDKKALAWMGKYLRYVDYIAAGALYLRENHFLRREMTVENLKPRILGHWGTVPGLNFIYANMNYLICKHKCNMMFVTGPGHGAPATHASLIAEGTMEEFYPCYTRDEVGTGKLMHDFSWPHSPFPSHITPTVPGSLLEGGELGYSLSTAFGAALDNPDLIVAVAVGDGESESGPLSAAWNSNKFLNPKTSGAVLPIVHINGFKISNPTIYSTMSDKELTNLFTGLGYEPIIVDGNPSTLPKKMIAGCEKAYQLIRKTQTAARKSKKPLLKPKWPVILLRSPKGWGGVQSFHGHAIEGSFHAHGIPFGHPQTNKDEFNVVKKWLEKYKINELVDGEGRPKKEVLEFVPKGKYRMGMNPHAVGGNFFEKLKVPNLKKLETKIKKRGEGRASSMIQAGKYFSELIKKNPKNFRMFCPDELESNLLGGVFEATERGYVWPIPKNAEHVAYDGRVFEMLSEHTLEGWMQGYTLSGRHGVFVTYEAFAIIIASMVDQHAKFLKQSFHVPWRKPVPTMTYILSSLSWRQDHNGYSHQNPSFVSNVLLKHPEFCQVYYPPDANSMLVALEEIAGQNDSIAVIVAGKRLEEQWLSLDEARKQAKEGIGIWEFVGGREGTKKPDVVMASAGDYITKEAIMAVEIAREFIPEIKIRYVNVSELTGMCLGDRCPINKKELTEKKINSYFTEDKPVVFAYHGYANDIEQILWPYESSKRFTLHGYSEFGSTTTPFDLKVSNKVDCYDLAIDLIKQAAKTNKAVAKKADKVCKEIYGKIREHQKYIYEHGEDPQDIQDM; encoded by the coding sequence ATGGCAAACACAGACAAAAAGGCGCTAGCTTGGATGGGGAAATATCTCCGGTACGTAGACTATATTGCGGCGGGAGCTCTTTATTTAAGAGAGAATCATTTTCTTCGCAGAGAAATGACGGTTGAGAATTTGAAGCCAAGAATACTGGGACACTGGGGAACCGTGCCCGGGCTGAATTTTATTTATGCGAATATGAATTACTTAATCTGCAAACATAAGTGCAACATGATGTTTGTCACAGGGCCCGGGCACGGAGCTCCTGCAACACATGCGAGCTTGATTGCAGAAGGAACTATGGAGGAGTTCTACCCATGCTACACACGAGATGAAGTCGGAACCGGTAAACTCATGCATGATTTCTCATGGCCACACAGCCCTTTTCCAAGCCATATAACTCCAACAGTACCAGGGTCTCTACTGGAAGGTGGAGAACTCGGATATTCATTGTCGACAGCATTCGGAGCGGCACTTGATAATCCGGATCTTATCGTAGCCGTCGCCGTAGGCGACGGCGAATCAGAGTCAGGCCCACTTTCTGCAGCTTGGAATAGTAACAAATTCCTAAATCCAAAAACGAGTGGAGCAGTCCTCCCAATCGTCCACATAAACGGATTTAAAATTTCAAATCCTACTATTTATTCAACAATGTCCGACAAAGAACTTACAAATTTATTTACAGGCCTCGGATATGAACCGATAATTGTAGATGGTAATCCAAGTACATTACCGAAAAAAATGATAGCCGGATGCGAAAAAGCATATCAACTTATTCGCAAGACTCAAACCGCAGCTAGAAAATCAAAGAAACCACTACTAAAACCAAAATGGCCTGTAATCTTACTTCGCTCCCCAAAGGGATGGGGCGGCGTGCAGAGCTTTCATGGCCACGCAATCGAAGGATCATTTCATGCACATGGAATACCATTCGGACACCCACAAACCAACAAGGATGAATTTAATGTTGTAAAAAAATGGCTAGAAAAATACAAAATAAATGAACTCGTAGACGGAGAAGGTCGTCCAAAAAAAGAAGTTTTGGAATTTGTACCAAAGGGTAAGTACAGAATGGGTATGAATCCACATGCGGTTGGTGGTAATTTTTTCGAAAAATTAAAAGTTCCAAATTTAAAAAAGCTTGAAACTAAAATCAAAAAAAGAGGTGAAGGAAGAGCAAGCTCTATGATACAAGCAGGGAAATATTTCAGCGAACTTATCAAGAAAAATCCAAAAAATTTCAGAATGTTCTGCCCTGATGAATTAGAATCAAACTTACTTGGAGGTGTATTCGAAGCAACGGAACGTGGCTATGTATGGCCAATTCCAAAAAACGCAGAACACGTCGCATATGATGGAAGAGTCTTTGAAATGCTTTCAGAGCACACTCTCGAAGGATGGATGCAAGGTTACACCCTATCAGGTAGGCATGGGGTTTTCGTAACATATGAGGCATTTGCAATTATCATTGCAAGTATGGTCGATCAACATGCGAAATTTTTAAAACAAAGCTTCCATGTGCCTTGGAGAAAACCCGTACCAACGATGACATATATTCTTTCAAGTTTAAGTTGGAGACAAGATCACAATGGATATTCTCATCAGAACCCTAGCTTCGTAAGTAATGTTCTTTTGAAACATCCTGAATTTTGTCAGGTATATTATCCACCGGATGCGAACTCTATGCTGGTAGCTCTGGAAGAAATAGCCGGACAAAATGATTCAATAGCTGTAATAGTTGCAGGTAAACGCCTTGAAGAACAGTGGCTCTCACTTGATGAAGCACGCAAGCAGGCAAAAGAAGGAATTGGAATTTGGGAATTTGTCGGTGGCAGGGAGGGTACAAAAAAACCTGATGTAGTGATGGCTTCAGCGGGAGATTATATAACAAAAGAAGCCATTATGGCTGTTGAAATTGCACGAGAATTTATACCTGAAATCAAAATTCGCTATGTGAATGTTTCAGAATTAACCGGAATGTGTCTTGGGGATCGCTGCCCTATAAACAAAAAAGAATTAACTGAGAAAAAAATAAATTCATACTTCACAGAAGATAAACCTGTCGTATTCGCATACCACGGATATGCAAATGACATCGAACAAATTCTATGGCCGTATGAAAGTTCAAAACGATTCACACTACATGGTTACTCTGAATTTGGCTCAACGACAACTCCATTTGACCTTAAGGTATCAAACAAAGTTGATTGCTATGACCTCGCTATAGACCTAATCAAACAAGCAGCTAAGACAAATAAAGCTGTTGCGAAAAAAGCTGACAAAGTCTGTAAAGAGATCTATGGAAAAATCAGAGAACACCAGAAATATATATACGAACATGGTGAAGATCCGCAGGATATACAAGACATGTAG
- the rpmH gene encoding 50S ribosomal protein L34 → MLSKTKNRRRKRRHGFLSRMETKGGRQTLARRRNRGRVVLTVS, encoded by the coding sequence ATGTTATCAAAGACAAAAAACAGGAGAAGAAAAAGAAGGCACGGATTCCTTAGTCGTATGGAGACAAAAGGTGGTCGTCAAACGCTTGCCCGACGCAGAAACAGAGGTCGAGTAGTGTTAACCGTATCTTAG
- the rnpA gene encoding ribonuclease P protein component, with protein sequence MLKRQLRLTKKDNILKIIKDGNRVAGKFFLCKFLENKLEHCRFAIIVSKKVEKKAVKRNKCRRRIYEAIRNNVNNIGSNKSYDIVILTNQSCLNASFSEIEQEIKKINI encoded by the coding sequence ATGCTCAAAAGACAACTTAGATTAACAAAAAAGGACAACATCTTAAAAATAATAAAAGATGGGAATCGAGTTGCTGGAAAGTTTTTTCTGTGCAAGTTCCTGGAAAACAAACTCGAACATTGTAGATTTGCGATAATAGTAAGTAAAAAAGTTGAAAAAAAGGCTGTAAAACGAAATAAGTGTCGAAGAAGGATATACGAGGCAATAAGAAATAATGTAAATAATATAGGGTCAAATAAGTCATATGACATCGTGATCCTTACAAATCAAAGCTGCTTAAACGCTTCATTTTCTGAAATAGAGCAGGAAATCAAAAAAATAAACATATGA
- a CDS encoding acetate kinase has protein sequence MAKVNHILVLNCGSSSIKIIVFEKQKNAYKEVYTLYIERIKNHTRSLKKFFKQFKKSHAEIFENIDKMGHRVVHGGEKYTKPLKVTDKVLKELERLTPLAPLHNPANIAGIKASQKLLPHITNYAVFDTAYYSTLPEKAYLYALPYELYKKHGIRRYGFHGTSHQYVTEEAQRFLKKKNQKIISCHLGNGASVTASIDGKAIDTSMGFTPLEGIPMGTRCGDIDPAIIFYLAKNTKGVFTKTKLEKIHSMLEHESGLKGVSGISKDMRDLRDAFFKTKGKKHTDAKRALDLYCYRIAKYIGGYAASMNGLDTIIFTATIGEKANYIRKWVCEYLDDVGVKLDTRKNNACTNPKDTKQISDKKSKVKVLVIPTNEALQIAKQA, from the coding sequence ATGGCAAAGGTAAATCACATCCTCGTTCTCAATTGCGGCTCCTCGAGCATTAAAATAATTGTATTTGAAAAACAAAAAAACGCATACAAAGAAGTATATACGCTGTACATTGAACGAATAAAAAACCATACTCGAAGCTTAAAAAAATTCTTCAAACAATTCAAAAAGTCTCATGCCGAAATTTTTGAAAACATAGACAAGATGGGACACCGCGTCGTCCACGGCGGAGAAAAATACACAAAACCTTTGAAGGTAACTGACAAAGTTTTAAAAGAACTTGAGAGGTTAACTCCACTCGCTCCACTTCACAATCCAGCCAACATCGCGGGTATCAAAGCATCTCAAAAACTTTTGCCACACATCACAAATTATGCGGTATTTGATACGGCATATTATTCGACACTTCCGGAGAAAGCATATCTCTATGCCCTACCCTATGAACTTTATAAGAAACATGGAATCAGAAGATATGGTTTTCATGGGACATCTCATCAGTACGTAACTGAAGAAGCTCAAAGATTTTTAAAAAAGAAAAATCAAAAAATAATATCTTGTCACCTGGGGAACGGTGCGTCGGTTACTGCAAGTATAGACGGCAAAGCGATAGACACTTCGATGGGCTTCACACCGCTTGAAGGGATCCCAATGGGCACACGATGCGGTGACATTGATCCGGCAATAATTTTTTATTTGGCAAAAAACACGAAAGGCGTTTTCACAAAAACTAAATTAGAAAAAATTCACTCTATGCTCGAACATGAATCAGGGCTCAAAGGAGTATCCGGAATTTCAAAAGATATGCGAGACCTACGAGATGCATTTTTCAAAACCAAAGGAAAAAAACATACAGACGCAAAAAGGGCACTCGATCTATATTGTTATAGAATCGCAAAGTATATCGGCGGCTACGCCGCCTCCATGAACGGCCTCGACACAATCATCTTCACTGCCACCATAGGAGAAAAAGCAAACTATATCCGCAAATGGGTATGTGAATATTTGGACGATGTGGGTGTAAAATTAGATACACGAAAAAACAACGCCTGCACAAATCCAAAAGACACAAAACAAATCAGCGACAAAAAATCCAAAGTAAAAGTTTTAGTAATTCCTACCAACGAGGCATTGCAAATTGCAAAACAAGCTTAG
- the gltX gene encoding glutamate--tRNA ligase codes for MIEKQVRTRFAPSPTGFLHVGGLRTALYAYLFARHNNGKMILRIEDTDRERLVPGATEHLQEVLYTMGIDYDEGPEKGGEYGPYIQSERLDIYKEYAQKLIDKGEAYYCFCTKERLTEMRESQIKRKVAPMYDKHCRTLPKEDVEKERSAGTAYVIRQAIPSDQKISFEDAVKGHTAFDSNTLDDHVLMKADGFPTYHLAVVVDDHLMEITHVIRGEEWIPSAPKHVALYNAFQWEIPVMAHLPLLLNPDKTKLSKRQGDVNVEDYLAKGYLKEAIINFIALLGWHEEKSDREIYSLSELIEVFTLERVQKSGAVFDLQKFEWINTHYIKKLPDNELIEKILPHLKKEDFWKENPDTELLTSLLPDIRTRLKTFSEISDTIKIYFRVSPYDKKMFLHEKMKVTLDMAKQALTEGIKTLEDLPENKFMEEDTKEVLLEKITSLGWKNGQLLWPMRVALSGEQFSPGVFELLTSLKKEESLNRLKAGLEKF; via the coding sequence ATGATTGAAAAACAAGTTCGAACCAGATTTGCCCCATCTCCAACGGGATTTTTGCATGTAGGAGGTCTTCGAACCGCACTTTATGCATATCTTTTTGCAAGACACAATAACGGGAAAATGATTCTTAGAATAGAAGATACCGATCGTGAACGGCTCGTACCCGGTGCAACTGAGCACCTTCAAGAAGTTTTATATACAATGGGTATTGATTATGACGAAGGACCGGAAAAAGGCGGGGAATATGGCCCATACATACAATCAGAAAGACTGGATATTTATAAAGAATACGCACAAAAACTCATAGACAAAGGAGAGGCGTACTATTGTTTCTGTACCAAAGAGCGGTTGACTGAAATGAGAGAAAGCCAAATAAAACGTAAAGTTGCTCCAATGTACGACAAACATTGCCGAACGCTACCAAAGGAAGACGTCGAGAAAGAACGATCTGCAGGCACTGCATATGTAATTCGCCAAGCGATTCCATCTGACCAAAAAATCTCTTTTGAAGATGCAGTCAAAGGACACACCGCATTTGATTCAAACACTCTGGATGATCATGTTTTGATGAAGGCCGATGGATTCCCAACATACCACCTAGCAGTTGTAGTAGACGATCATTTAATGGAAATCACTCATGTGATTCGAGGTGAAGAATGGATACCCTCTGCGCCAAAACACGTTGCTTTGTATAATGCATTCCAGTGGGAAATACCGGTTATGGCGCATTTGCCCCTACTCCTCAATCCGGACAAAACCAAGCTTTCAAAAAGACAGGGGGACGTCAATGTAGAAGACTATTTAGCGAAAGGGTACTTGAAAGAAGCGATTATAAACTTCATAGCACTACTTGGTTGGCACGAAGAAAAAAGTGATAGAGAAATATATTCACTAAGTGAGCTGATTGAAGTATTCACCCTTGAGAGAGTGCAAAAATCAGGAGCAGTATTTGATTTGCAAAAATTCGAATGGATAAATACCCACTATATTAAAAAATTACCGGATAATGAATTGATTGAAAAAATCCTGCCACATCTTAAAAAGGAGGATTTCTGGAAAGAGAATCCGGATACGGAATTACTTACAAGCCTCCTGCCGGATATAAGAACAAGACTAAAAACTTTCTCTGAAATTAGCGATACGATCAAAATATATTTCCGCGTCTCTCCTTATGACAAAAAGATGTTCCTACACGAAAAAATGAAAGTGACTCTCGACATGGCGAAACAAGCGCTGACAGAAGGCATAAAAACACTAGAAGATTTACCTGAAAATAAATTTATGGAAGAAGACACCAAGGAAGTATTACTTGAAAAAATCACTTCTCTTGGCTGGAAAAACGGACAACTTCTCTGGCCAATGAGAGTAGCTCTCAGTGGAGAACAATTCTCACCCGGTGTATTTGAGCTCCTTACAAGCCTCAAAAAAGAAGAAAGCCTAAACCGGCTAAAGGCCGGACTAGAGAAATTTTAA
- the pta gene encoding phosphate acetyltransferase, producing MGFLERIKELAKLHPAKIIFPEGIDVRILTAVGKIIEEGTAKPFLLGDIEELKKIAKLENINVPWEKVPVIDPTDSDYIDRYTELLIALRADKGMTPKKAREQLKNPCYFATMMLYHEEVDAMIAGATWSTADTIKPAFEIIKSKEEFHRISSFFFMVQEKKDNDPSNDVFLFADSAINIDPTAEELAEIAIDTAETAKRFNIEPKVAMLSFSTNGSGGDHPSVEKIQKAVEIAQKKRPDLIIEGEMQVDSALIPEVCEQKFPNSKIQGRANVLIFPDLNSGNISYKLVQRLGKYKALGPITQGLARPVNDLSRGCSVDDIINMAAISSIEVMASEYI from the coding sequence ATGGGATTTCTGGAAAGAATTAAAGAATTGGCAAAGCTTCATCCGGCGAAAATAATTTTCCCGGAGGGTATTGATGTACGCATACTTACTGCAGTTGGGAAAATAATTGAGGAAGGAACGGCGAAGCCGTTCCTACTTGGAGATATTGAGGAATTAAAAAAAATCGCGAAACTGGAAAATATCAATGTCCCTTGGGAAAAAGTTCCAGTAATAGATCCAACTGATTCTGACTATATAGATAGATACACAGAATTACTTATCGCACTTCGCGCAGACAAAGGTATGACTCCAAAAAAAGCACGCGAACAACTAAAAAATCCATGCTACTTCGCAACAATGATGCTCTACCACGAAGAAGTAGACGCAATGATTGCAGGCGCAACCTGGTCCACTGCAGACACTATAAAGCCGGCTTTTGAAATAATAAAAAGCAAAGAAGAATTTCATAGAATCTCTAGCTTCTTTTTTATGGTTCAAGAGAAAAAAGATAATGATCCTAGTAATGATGTTTTTCTTTTTGCAGATAGCGCAATAAATATAGACCCAACTGCGGAGGAGCTCGCTGAAATAGCTATAGATACAGCTGAAACTGCAAAAAGATTTAATATAGAACCGAAGGTTGCGATGCTTTCATTTTCAACTAACGGCTCAGGGGGAGATCACCCTTCTGTAGAAAAAATACAGAAAGCAGTCGAGATCGCACAAAAGAAAAGACCTGACTTAATCATAGAAGGAGAAATGCAAGTTGATAGCGCTCTTATACCGGAGGTTTGCGAACAAAAATTTCCAAACTCAAAAATTCAAGGTAGAGCAAATGTACTTATATTCCCGGATTTAAATTCAGGGAATATCTCATATAAATTAGTTCAAAGACTTGGGAAGTACAAAGCGCTCGGCCCAATCACGCAAGGCCTTGCCCGCCCGGTAAACGACCTATCGCGTGGATGCTCAGTCGACGACATCATCAACATGGCGGCAATATCTTCTATAGAAGTAATGGCATCGGAATACATTTAA
- a CDS encoding aminodeoxychorismate/anthranilate synthase component II, which translates to MRKTLLIDNYDSFTYNLYQFLGELGGNPIVFRNNEITLEDIKNLEPTHIVISPGPGTVENEEDFGICKQLLAEMGNGNPKLQVPLLGVCLGHQGIIKHFGGKIKKAPQIIHGKRSTIKLRGTSKLFSQIPREFDGMRYHSLIGANPGKKLLVTAVLDHNTSNTTTSPKDEIIMAVEHKELPIFGIQFHPESIGTPFGKRILQNFLDYLSSAR; encoded by the coding sequence ATGCGAAAAACTTTACTAATCGATAATTACGACTCCTTCACTTACAATTTGTACCAATTTTTAGGTGAATTAGGCGGGAATCCAATAGTATTTCGTAATAACGAGATAACTTTAGAAGATATAAAAAATCTAGAACCGACTCATATTGTGATATCTCCCGGGCCGGGAACTGTTGAAAACGAAGAAGACTTCGGGATTTGTAAACAATTACTTGCCGAAATGGGAAATGGAAACCCAAAACTACAAGTACCACTACTCGGAGTATGTTTGGGACATCAGGGGATCATAAAACACTTCGGAGGCAAGATAAAAAAAGCTCCTCAAATAATTCATGGAAAAAGAAGCACCATAAAGCTACGTGGTACAAGTAAGCTATTTTCACAAATACCGAGAGAGTTTGATGGAATGAGATATCACTCACTTATAGGGGCAAACCCTGGAAAAAAACTGCTTGTTACAGCTGTCCTCGATCACAACACATCAAATACAACAACCTCTCCGAAGGATGAAATAATCATGGCCGTTGAGCATAAAGAATTACCTATATTTGGGATCCAGTTTCATCCGGAATCTATCGGCACACCATTTGGCAAACGTATACTGCAGAATTTCCTTGACTACCTCAGTAGCGCGAGGTAG